The following coding sequences are from one Paenibacillus tundrae window:
- the pcrA gene encoding DNA helicase PcrA: protein MQPINIHDAVARLNTPQRQAVEATDGPLLIMAGAGSGKTRVLTHRIAYLIATRKAPPWGILAITFTNKAAREMQDRVSQLVGGSQGRDIWVSTFHSMCVRILRRDIERIGFTPNFSILDSSDQLSVIRSCMKDQNIDTKKFEPKAVQAMMSTAKNELISPEQYEKQAGDYFEGIVAKVYTMYQKRLRANNSLDFDDLIMATIQLFKEVPEVLDFYQKKFQYIHVDEYQDTNRAQYMLCRMLADSHHRICVVGDSDQSIYRWRGADISNILNFEKDYPEANTILLEQNYRSTSNILNAANEVIGLNTGRKPKKLWTDKEGGSKIKVYRADSEHDEGYFVTSEISKNVKNGKSYQNHAILYRTNAQSRVIEEILIKSDIPYQIVGGIKFYDRKEIKDILAYLRLLSNPDDDISLTRIINVPKRSIGDTTVAKLAAAAGERGVSIFRVLQVVDDLGFAGRTRNALVEFYDMIAALHQMVEYLSVTELTEKILEMSQYRIEMQNENTLESRARLENIDEFLSVTMEFEKNNEDKTLVSFLTDLALIADIDSMNDDEEEQSDAVTLMTMHSAKGLEFPVVFIVGMEEGVFPHSRAFMDNEELEEERRLAYVGITRAEEQLFLSCAQMRTLFGRTTANPPSRFLDEIPDELKEDTSIARDRYRRGTNNGGSYGGRGLGSSGGSNFGGGSAAKLFEHQSRSGSSASASTPTSRVTTSTSRPTYATPSSASKSAASNSESGFKAGDKVQHGKWGTGTIVAVKGSGNDTELQIAFPAPVGVKRLLAGFAPITKVE, encoded by the coding sequence ATGCAACCTATTAATATACATGATGCCGTTGCACGGCTGAACACCCCACAGCGACAAGCCGTCGAGGCGACGGATGGCCCGTTGCTGATTATGGCAGGAGCGGGAAGTGGTAAGACCCGAGTGCTTACGCACCGGATTGCTTACCTTATCGCAACACGAAAAGCACCCCCTTGGGGCATTTTGGCAATTACCTTTACGAACAAAGCAGCCCGGGAGATGCAGGATCGTGTATCCCAACTCGTAGGTGGCTCTCAAGGCCGCGATATCTGGGTATCCACATTCCACTCCATGTGTGTGCGCATTTTGCGCCGTGACATTGAACGAATCGGTTTTACGCCTAACTTCAGTATTTTGGACTCATCCGATCAATTATCTGTTATTCGTAGCTGCATGAAGGATCAGAATATCGATACGAAGAAGTTCGAACCCAAAGCGGTTCAGGCGATGATGAGCACAGCGAAGAATGAACTGATCAGTCCTGAGCAATATGAGAAGCAGGCAGGCGACTATTTCGAGGGGATTGTGGCGAAGGTATATACGATGTACCAAAAGCGGTTAAGAGCCAACAACTCGCTCGACTTTGACGATCTCATTATGGCGACCATTCAACTCTTTAAGGAAGTGCCGGAAGTTCTCGACTTTTATCAGAAGAAATTCCAGTACATTCACGTGGACGAGTATCAGGATACGAACCGTGCACAATACATGCTTTGCCGCATGCTTGCTGACAGTCATCACCGCATCTGTGTTGTAGGAGATAGTGACCAGTCGATCTATCGCTGGCGTGGAGCGGATATTAGCAATATCCTAAACTTCGAGAAAGATTACCCTGAAGCAAATACGATTTTGTTGGAGCAGAACTATCGCTCAACCTCTAACATTCTGAATGCAGCGAATGAAGTGATCGGCCTCAACACAGGACGCAAACCGAAGAAGCTGTGGACGGACAAAGAGGGTGGTTCCAAGATTAAGGTTTACCGTGCTGATTCAGAGCATGATGAAGGTTACTTCGTTACCTCCGAGATTAGTAAAAATGTGAAGAACGGCAAATCTTATCAGAACCATGCCATTCTGTATCGTACGAATGCCCAGTCCCGGGTAATAGAGGAAATTCTGATCAAGTCAGATATTCCGTATCAGATCGTCGGCGGCATCAAGTTCTATGATCGCAAAGAGATCAAGGACATCTTGGCATACCTTCGTTTGTTATCTAACCCGGACGATGATATCAGCCTCACTCGGATCATTAATGTGCCGAAGCGTAGCATTGGGGATACAACGGTTGCGAAGCTTGCGGCTGCTGCCGGTGAGCGTGGAGTTTCTATTTTCCGTGTGCTTCAGGTCGTGGATGATCTTGGTTTTGCAGGTCGGACACGCAATGCGCTAGTCGAGTTCTATGATATGATTGCTGCATTGCACCAGATGGTAGAGTATCTGTCGGTAACTGAACTGACGGAGAAAATCCTGGAGATGAGTCAGTACCGTATTGAGATGCAAAATGAGAATACACTCGAATCACGTGCAAGACTGGAGAATATTGACGAGTTCCTGTCCGTAACGATGGAGTTTGAGAAAAATAATGAAGACAAAACGCTCGTATCATTCCTTACCGATCTCGCCTTGATTGCGGACATCGACAGTATGAACGATGACGAAGAGGAACAGAGCGATGCGGTGACCCTGATGACGATGCACAGTGCCAAAGGTCTAGAGTTCCCGGTGGTCTTTATCGTGGGTATGGAAGAAGGTGTCTTCCCGCATAGCCGAGCTTTCATGGATAATGAAGAGTTGGAGGAAGAACGCCGCCTTGCTTATGTAGGGATTACACGTGCGGAAGAGCAGTTGTTCCTGTCATGTGCTCAGATGCGGACATTGTTTGGGCGTACAACGGCGAATCCGCCGTCTCGTTTCTTAGACGAAATTCCGGATGAGCTAAAAGAAGATACCTCTATCGCGCGTGACCGTTATCGTCGTGGCACGAACAACGGGGGATCTTATGGTGGGCGTGGACTAGGCTCCAGCGGCGGAAGTAACTTTGGTGGTGGCAGTGCGGCTAAGCTGTTTGAACATCAAAGCCGAAGCGGTTCTTCCGCTAGTGCATCCACACCAACTTCCCGTGTAACTACAAGTACCTCTCGTCCAACATATGCTACGCCATCATCTGCCTCCAAGTCTGCGGCTTCGAATAGTGAATCAGGTTTCAAAGCAGGAGATAAAGTGCAGCACGGCAAGTGGGGAACAGGTACAATTGTTGCGGTAAAAGGTAGCGGTAATGATACCGAGTTGCAGATTGCATTCCCGGCACCCGTTGGGGTGAAACGTCTGCTTGCAGGTTTTGCACCAATCACCAAAGTAGAATAA
- a CDS encoding heptaprenylglyceryl phosphate synthase, with amino-acid sequence MIKQWRHVFKLDQDREISDDALDKVCMSGTDAIIVGGSSGITYDNTVDLMSRIRRYELPCVLEVSDLEAVVPGFDGYLIPIVLNATDSKWMIGQHQQAIERYGYLIPWDLLIAEGYIVLHANSTVARMTGADTELTTEAAVAYAQAAERLLHLPIIYMEYSGTFGNMELVGDIHRQLDQAHLIYGGGIDSCERAEQAAQVADTVVVGNIIYSDLQKALETVQAVKQSV; translated from the coding sequence ATGATTAAGCAGTGGAGACATGTTTTTAAGCTCGATCAGGATCGAGAAATATCAGATGACGCATTGGACAAGGTATGTATGTCTGGAACGGATGCAATCATCGTGGGAGGGTCTTCAGGGATTACGTATGACAACACCGTAGACCTCATGTCTCGTATTCGTCGTTATGAGCTGCCGTGTGTGCTTGAAGTATCCGATCTGGAGGCAGTCGTCCCTGGATTTGACGGATATCTCATTCCCATTGTACTTAATGCGACGGATAGTAAATGGATGATTGGACAGCACCAGCAGGCGATAGAGCGTTATGGATATCTTATTCCTTGGGATCTGCTCATTGCTGAGGGATACATTGTGCTTCATGCGAACTCCACGGTGGCACGAATGACCGGAGCGGATACTGAGTTAACGACAGAGGCTGCCGTTGCCTATGCCCAGGCTGCAGAGCGATTGCTTCACCTGCCTATCATTTACATGGAGTACAGCGGTACGTTTGGCAACATGGAACTTGTCGGTGACATACACAGGCAACTGGATCAGGCGCATCTTATCTATGGCGGCGGAATTGATAGTTGCGAGAGAGCGGAACAAGCAGCTCAAGTTGCCGATACGGTCGTGGTAGGAAACATCATTTATAGTGATCTACAGAAGGCGCTGGAAACTGTACAGGCTGTGAAACAATCGGTTTAA
- a CDS encoding phosphatidylinositol-specific phospholipase C/glycerophosphodiester phosphodiesterase family protein produces the protein MKRIAAVLTLLLVTVGMLFFAYDRQSEEQREGFTAYRLIAHAMGSIRDQPYTNAYEAMIANYEKGTRVFEIDFMLTSDRKTVARHEWTASMSKMLGQDEELPEEKQAERLTYDEFMNTPILGMYQPMDAKGIVDVLAHYPDMYIVTDTKEQKDEDIKQVLQSLVDAGKKYDSEVLERIVVQIYNEPMLQTVKEVYAFPSIIYTLYATQDTEAQVVDFVQKNDIDAVTMPEYKVNQNFVAKLNKAGAVTYVHTINDTDQVASYEKWGVYGVYSDILTEQEMEQMNTRFAWRP, from the coding sequence ATGAAACGCATCGCTGCAGTTCTTACATTACTTCTTGTTACCGTAGGTATGCTCTTTTTTGCCTATGATCGTCAGAGCGAGGAGCAACGGGAAGGCTTTACCGCATATCGTTTAATTGCTCATGCCATGGGAAGTATCCGGGATCAACCGTACACCAATGCTTACGAGGCGATGATCGCCAATTACGAGAAAGGCACACGTGTGTTTGAGATTGATTTTATGCTGACATCTGATCGCAAAACAGTAGCTAGACATGAATGGACAGCGAGTATGAGCAAAATGCTTGGACAGGATGAAGAGCTTCCGGAAGAGAAGCAGGCAGAGCGATTAACATATGATGAATTTATGAATACGCCAATTCTGGGCATGTATCAACCGATGGATGCAAAAGGTATCGTGGACGTACTCGCTCATTATCCAGACATGTACATTGTGACAGACACCAAGGAGCAGAAGGACGAAGATATTAAGCAGGTTCTACAATCCTTAGTTGACGCGGGTAAGAAATATGATTCGGAAGTGCTTGAGCGCATCGTAGTCCAGATCTATAACGAACCGATGTTGCAAACGGTCAAAGAGGTTTATGCATTTCCTTCCATTATTTATACGTTATATGCTACCCAGGATACAGAGGCTCAGGTTGTTGATTTTGTGCAAAAGAATGATATTGATGCAGTAACGATGCCTGAATATAAGGTGAATCAAAACTTTGTCGCCAAGCTGAACAAGGCTGGAGCGGTTACCTATGTACACACCATCAATGATACAGATCAAGTCGCGAGCTATGAGAAATGGGGCGTGTACGGCGTCTACTCCGATATCTTGACCGAACAAGAAATGGAGCAGATGAACACGAGGTTTGCCTGGAGACCCTAA
- the rfbD gene encoding dTDP-4-dehydrorhamnose reductase — translation MKYRVMVTGAAGQLGQDVVQTFQREGHHVLACDRDQMDITDQQQCTQTIISFKPHIIIHCAAYTAVDQAETDEETAYAVNATGTRNIAVAAEKVRAKLLYISTDYVFDGTARDPYREYDATNPQSVYGRSKLAGELLVQSLCSQWFIVRTSWVFGVHGHNFVKTMLELLQNRPELQVVQDQIGSPTYTVDLANLVSVLALSEKYGIYHVSNTGTCTWYEFAKAIAEEAEKQDGFHLKATLIPCSTEKFPRPAPRPSYSVMDHLALRTNRLPLLRPWREALVAFLQELENL, via the coding sequence ATGAAATATAGAGTGATGGTGACGGGAGCAGCGGGTCAGTTAGGTCAAGATGTTGTACAGACGTTCCAGCGAGAGGGTCATCATGTGCTGGCATGTGATAGGGATCAGATGGACATCACGGATCAACAGCAATGTACCCAGACTATTATTTCGTTCAAGCCTCACATTATTATTCATTGCGCTGCCTATACCGCGGTGGATCAAGCTGAGACAGATGAAGAGACGGCTTATGCAGTAAATGCAACGGGAACTCGTAATATTGCCGTAGCGGCGGAGAAAGTAAGAGCCAAACTACTCTATATTAGTACAGATTATGTTTTTGATGGAACTGCCCGTGATCCTTACCGGGAGTACGATGCAACTAATCCGCAAAGTGTGTACGGCCGATCGAAGCTAGCCGGGGAGTTGTTGGTGCAGAGTTTATGCTCACAATGGTTTATTGTGCGAACATCATGGGTGTTCGGTGTACATGGCCATAATTTTGTGAAAACGATGTTAGAGCTCTTACAGAATCGCCCTGAGCTACAAGTGGTTCAAGATCAGATTGGATCACCCACGTACACGGTCGATCTTGCTAATCTTGTGAGTGTTCTCGCTCTAAGTGAAAAGTATGGCATTTATCATGTTTCGAATACAGGAACGTGTACATGGTATGAATTTGCCAAGGCGATTGCGGAAGAAGCAGAGAAACAGGACGGTTTTCATCTGAAGGCTACACTTATACCGTGTTCCACGGAGAAGTTCCCCCGACCAGCCCCGCGTCCTTCCTATTCTGTGATGGATCATCTGGCGCTCCGGACGAACCGTTTGCCATTACTCAGACCTTGGAGAGAGGCCTTAGTTGCTTTTTTACAAGAGTTAGAAAACCTATAG
- the rfbB gene encoding dTDP-glucose 4,6-dehydratase — MKLLVTGGAGFIGSNFVMYMLRTHPDYEIINVDSLTYAGNLENLQSIESNPQYHFIHADITNVQQMEQIISQGIDVVVNFAAESHVDRSIVTPDIFVRTNVLGTQVLLDAAKKYQITKFVQVSTDEVYGSLGATGLFTEETPLMPNSPYSASKAGADLLVRAYHETFGLPVNITRCSNNYGPFQFPEKLIPLIISRALNDETVPIYGDGLNIRDWLYVEDHCSAIDLVIHSGRVGEVYNIGGNNERTNLYIVETILEQLGKPTSLIQYVQDRLGHDRRYGIDPTKLATELGWRPKHHFETGIKETIQWYLDNKTWWTRIQSGAYQNGVKPQEGKQMSEPTE, encoded by the coding sequence ATGAAACTGCTCGTTACTGGGGGAGCTGGATTTATAGGCAGTAATTTTGTGATGTATATGCTTCGCACACATCCAGATTATGAAATCATCAATGTGGATTCTTTAACGTATGCAGGCAACTTGGAGAATTTACAATCCATTGAATCCAATCCGCAATATCATTTTATCCACGCAGATATCACGAATGTACAACAGATGGAGCAGATCATATCGCAGGGCATCGACGTTGTCGTTAACTTCGCTGCTGAGTCCCATGTGGATCGTAGTATTGTAACTCCTGATATTTTTGTTCGAACGAATGTACTAGGTACTCAGGTTCTGCTTGATGCAGCGAAGAAATATCAGATCACCAAATTTGTGCAAGTGTCTACGGACGAGGTGTACGGTTCTCTTGGTGCGACTGGATTGTTTACCGAAGAGACACCGCTCATGCCGAATAGTCCTTACTCTGCAAGTAAGGCTGGTGCAGATCTTTTGGTTAGAGCATACCATGAGACCTTCGGTCTGCCTGTGAATATTACGCGCTGCTCCAACAATTACGGTCCATTTCAATTCCCGGAGAAACTTATTCCGCTTATCATATCCCGTGCTTTGAATGATGAGACGGTTCCGATTTATGGTGACGGTTTGAATATACGCGACTGGCTTTATGTTGAGGATCATTGCAGTGCAATTGATCTGGTCATCCACAGCGGACGGGTGGGAGAAGTATACAATATTGGTGGTAATAACGAGCGTACCAACCTCTATATTGTAGAAACGATTCTTGAGCAGCTGGGCAAACCGACGAGTTTGATCCAATATGTACAAGATCGGCTAGGGCATGACCGGCGCTATGGAATAGATCCGACCAAATTGGCTACAGAGCTTGGCTGGCGGCCTAAGCATCATTTCGAAACTGGGATCAAAGAGACAATCCAATGGTATTTGGATAATAAAACATGGTGGACACGTATCCAATCGGGTGCCTATCAGAATGGTGTGAAGCCTCAGGAAGGCAAGCAAATGAGTGAGCCAACCGAATGA
- the rfbC gene encoding dTDP-4-dehydrorhamnose 3,5-epimerase, with amino-acid sequence MKVIPLFMDGAAILEPKVYGDHRGYFMESYNEQQLHEQGINHVFVQDNQSLSAEAGVIRGLHYQLQPKAQTKLVRVLSGAIYDVIVDIRPSSKTFGQWKGFILSEYNQRQLLVPQGFAHGFCTLVPNVLVSYKVDEYYSPTHDRGILWNDPALAIDWPITNPVLSDKDQKHPCLQDAEVNFD; translated from the coding sequence ATGAAAGTAATTCCACTGTTTATGGACGGGGCGGCTATTTTGGAGCCTAAAGTGTATGGCGATCATCGAGGTTATTTTATGGAGAGTTATAATGAGCAGCAGCTACATGAACAAGGGATCAATCATGTATTTGTGCAGGACAATCAATCCTTATCCGCAGAAGCAGGTGTTATTCGGGGATTGCACTATCAGCTTCAACCTAAGGCTCAAACCAAGCTCGTGAGAGTATTATCTGGCGCAATCTATGACGTAATTGTGGATATTCGTCCATCCTCCAAGACCTTTGGTCAATGGAAAGGTTTTATACTCAGTGAGTACAATCAGCGGCAGCTCCTTGTTCCCCAAGGGTTTGCACACGGATTTTGTACCCTTGTTCCTAACGTATTGGTTTCCTATAAGGTGGATGAATACTATTCACCCACACATGACCGTGGTATTTTGTGGAATGATCCAGCGCTTGCCATCGACTGGCCAATAACGAATCCTGTGTTATCAGATAAAGATCAAAAACATCCCTGCTTGCAGGATGCCGAAGTAAACTTTGACTAA
- the galU gene encoding UTP--glucose-1-phosphate uridylyltransferase GalU: MRIRKAIIPAAGLGTRFLPATKAMPKEMLPIVDKPTIQYIIEEAVASGIEDIIIVTGKGKRAIEDHFDSSFELEQNLASKQKWDLLEQVRKPSEMADIHYIRQKEAKGLGHAIWCARKFIGNEPFAVLLGDDIVESEHPCLQQMIEVYDELQSPIVGVQPVGWDEVSRYGIVDGEAIPHSEDRVFRAHRLIEKPKQEDAPSNLAIMGRYILTPDIFEILGRQSVGVGGEIQLTDALSLLNHQRQILAYHFDGLRHDVGEKLGFIETTLHYAMQRPDLREDLMKYMEKIVNQHKA, translated from the coding sequence ATGCGTATACGCAAAGCCATTATTCCTGCAGCTGGACTGGGTACTCGGTTTCTCCCAGCCACAAAAGCAATGCCCAAAGAAATGCTGCCCATCGTGGACAAGCCGACAATCCAATACATTATTGAAGAAGCCGTGGCTTCTGGCATTGAAGATATCATTATCGTCACGGGTAAAGGGAAGCGCGCGATAGAGGATCATTTTGATTCTTCCTTTGAACTAGAGCAGAACCTGGCAAGCAAACAAAAGTGGGATCTGCTCGAACAGGTACGCAAACCTTCCGAGATGGCTGATATTCATTATATTCGTCAAAAGGAAGCCAAAGGTCTAGGGCATGCGATCTGGTGTGCTCGCAAGTTTATCGGCAACGAACCCTTCGCTGTCCTGCTGGGTGATGATATCGTTGAGTCCGAGCATCCTTGTCTGCAACAGATGATTGAAGTATATGACGAATTGCAGTCGCCAATCGTTGGTGTGCAGCCCGTAGGTTGGGATGAAGTATCTCGGTACGGGATTGTTGATGGGGAAGCCATTCCTCACTCCGAAGATCGAGTATTCCGTGCACATCGTTTAATCGAGAAGCCGAAGCAGGAAGATGCTCCTTCGAACCTGGCTATTATGGGGCGTTATATTTTAACGCCAGATATTTTCGAAATTCTGGGTCGTCAGTCTGTAGGGGTGGGGGGAGAAATTCAGCTTACCGATGCCCTGTCTCTACTGAACCACCAACGTCAAATTCTCGCCTATCATTTTGACGGTCTGCGTCACGATGTAGGAGAGAAGCTGGGCTTCATCGAGACAACCCTTCATTATGCGATGCAACGTCCTGACCTGCGTGAGGATTTAATGAAATACATGGAGAAGATCGTGAATCAGCATAAAGCATAA
- a CDS encoding DEAD/DEAH box helicase: MAPFTIMDIKLLCGVTAFKQGEAYNESGRVTGLTASEDKKHYEALVRGTQRYKVTVDLDEMGEIVADCNCPNDTSYYDQCKHVAAVLLAIHEWGEQQERETRSSLPSKVGTFVEEREWERPAPVHFAQASRSSSAPGWGKSADKPSYRTADQILSMFAKERHYVDDHRPHHKAPVTRSSLREELHVQFICKLVQVHQGGAKLALELKVGGKRLYVVQKVKQFLNCMEKGEPMSFTKLFLYDPSMHYFNAQDQAILSMLIRMRQSEEAYRQSISGYLGASDGRDILIAPLVWKPLLELLLQADSRMEGTGFINGPLTLGEGVLPLYYRIAQGSNEGYQLEVSGLRELILLPAYDAAVVEGQLHILDAMQMRSLEDLSKALTSYGIKESIDISAQQVDEFVQHVVPELRLLGHLSIDSQVREQIAEPELASKLYIDFYRERITARLEFDYSVMVINPLAEYLIDEDEKKIILVRDRHAERNLIDRLDHSFLERDGSVWTSEREDAIYDVMYHLLPELEGLVDIYMPHAVKAMMQSYPTPPKVRADLGKGLDWLEISFEMEGIDELELREMMRSIVEKKPYFRLRSGVFVSLENEGAESFARLADSLGLEAADMKSSQLTLPAVRALQLPGRDEVSNHVKWGSSLRRFLDHLRDPDGMDFELPSDLAPVLRDYQVSGYQWLRTLAFYRFGGILADDMGLGKTLQSIAYITASLQEKPEYSDDRVTSLPIDDIGATTDGIWTTTQQDGLTIRTRATHPPVLVVAPASLTYNWANEFARFAPQLRVLIAAGHREERASMLADMNQADVIVTSYPLLRRDLDMYLGRSFHTLILDEAQAIKNSSSQTAQAVKQIQAPRRFALTGTPVENSLDELWSIFEAVFPGLFPNYRRFRDLPPERIARMVRPFILRRLKKDVLEELPDRIETVQRSELTAEQKKLYAAYLAQLQDETSKDMEDGGFNKNRIKILAGITRLRQLCCHPALFVEGYLGDSGKMEQLLETVEDCLAAGKRILIFSQFASMLSLIRQTLAAQGRDLFYLDGQTPAASRVEMCRRFNEGEGELFLISLKAGGTGLNLTGADTVILYDLWWNPAVEEQAIGRAHRMGQKQVVQVIRLITEGTIEEKILELQQRKKDLIAEVIEPGDGGSTTLSEQDIRELLMV, translated from the coding sequence GTGGCGCCATTCACAATCATGGATATTAAGTTGCTGTGCGGAGTCACGGCATTCAAACAAGGGGAAGCGTACAATGAATCGGGAAGGGTCACGGGCCTCACTGCCAGCGAGGATAAAAAGCATTATGAAGCGTTGGTCCGCGGCACGCAGCGCTACAAAGTCACCGTTGACCTCGATGAGATGGGGGAGATTGTAGCTGATTGCAACTGTCCCAACGACACGAGCTATTATGATCAATGCAAACATGTTGCAGCTGTACTGCTGGCAATTCATGAATGGGGGGAGCAGCAAGAGCGTGAGACTAGAAGCAGTCTCCCTTCCAAAGTGGGTACATTCGTAGAAGAACGTGAGTGGGAACGTCCTGCTCCGGTTCATTTCGCTCAGGCAAGCCGGTCAAGCTCAGCTCCAGGATGGGGCAAGTCGGCAGATAAACCGTCCTATCGGACAGCAGATCAGATTTTGTCTATGTTTGCAAAGGAACGGCATTACGTAGATGATCATAGACCGCATCACAAAGCACCTGTCACACGGTCTTCACTGCGGGAAGAGTTACATGTGCAGTTTATTTGTAAACTGGTACAAGTTCATCAAGGTGGAGCCAAACTAGCTCTTGAACTGAAAGTTGGTGGCAAGCGCCTGTATGTTGTTCAGAAGGTAAAGCAATTCCTGAACTGTATGGAGAAGGGCGAACCGATGTCGTTTACGAAGCTATTTCTCTACGACCCATCCATGCATTACTTTAATGCTCAGGATCAGGCTATTCTATCGATGTTAATTCGGATGAGACAGAGTGAGGAAGCTTATCGACAATCCATCTCTGGATACCTGGGTGCTTCGGATGGAAGGGATATTCTCATTGCTCCATTAGTTTGGAAGCCGCTGCTCGAATTGTTGCTTCAGGCGGATAGCCGAATGGAAGGCACGGGTTTTATTAATGGGCCGCTGACGTTAGGTGAAGGTGTATTACCTCTGTACTATCGTATCGCGCAAGGTTCGAATGAAGGGTATCAGCTTGAAGTTTCTGGACTACGTGAACTAATTCTACTTCCTGCGTATGATGCTGCTGTCGTCGAAGGACAGTTGCATATATTAGATGCAATGCAGATGCGGAGCTTAGAGGATCTAAGTAAGGCGCTCACCTCGTATGGCATTAAAGAAAGTATCGACATCTCAGCGCAGCAGGTGGATGAGTTCGTACAGCATGTTGTACCTGAGCTTCGCCTGCTTGGGCATCTATCTATTGATTCACAGGTGCGTGAGCAGATTGCGGAGCCGGAGCTTGCGTCGAAGCTATATATCGACTTCTATCGAGAGCGGATTACAGCACGTCTGGAATTTGATTATAGTGTCATGGTTATCAATCCACTAGCTGAATATCTCATAGATGAGGATGAGAAGAAGATCATTCTGGTGCGTGATCGCCATGCGGAACGGAATCTGATTGATCGTTTGGATCACTCTTTTCTAGAGCGGGATGGAAGTGTGTGGACGAGTGAACGGGAAGATGCGATCTATGATGTCATGTATCATTTGCTCCCTGAACTCGAAGGTCTAGTAGATATTTATATGCCACATGCTGTGAAAGCGATGATGCAATCCTATCCTACACCTCCCAAAGTTAGAGCAGATCTAGGTAAAGGCCTGGATTGGCTAGAAATTTCGTTTGAAATGGAAGGCATTGATGAGCTGGAGCTGCGAGAGATGATGCGTAGTATTGTGGAAAAGAAACCATATTTCCGTTTACGCAGCGGGGTGTTTGTCTCGCTTGAAAATGAAGGGGCAGAGAGCTTTGCGCGTCTCGCAGACTCGCTTGGTTTAGAGGCAGCTGACATGAAGAGCAGTCAACTAACATTACCTGCGGTTCGGGCACTCCAGCTACCGGGGCGTGACGAAGTGTCCAACCATGTAAAATGGGGCAGCTCCTTACGACGTTTCCTGGATCATCTCCGTGATCCGGATGGAATGGATTTTGAGTTACCTTCCGACCTAGCACCTGTGCTGCGTGATTATCAGGTTAGCGGGTATCAATGGCTCCGTACACTTGCATTTTATCGGTTCGGGGGCATCTTGGCAGATGATATGGGACTTGGCAAAACGCTACAAAGTATTGCCTACATCACGGCATCACTTCAGGAGAAGCCTGAGTACAGCGATGACCGGGTAACGAGCCTCCCTATAGATGATATAGGAGCAACTACGGATGGCATATGGACGACCACACAGCAAGACGGACTAACCATCCGAACGCGGGCTACGCATCCTCCAGTGCTTGTTGTTGCTCCAGCTTCGTTAACCTATAACTGGGCGAATGAATTTGCACGATTTGCGCCACAGTTGCGTGTGTTAATTGCAGCAGGACACCGAGAAGAGCGAGCTTCGATGCTTGCGGATATGAATCAAGCAGACGTTATTGTGACGTCCTACCCATTACTGCGACGGGATTTAGACATGTACTTGGGCAGGAGTTTCCATACGCTTATTCTGGATGAAGCGCAGGCGATTAAGAATTCTTCGTCTCAAACAGCTCAAGCAGTCAAGCAAATTCAAGCTCCGCGTCGCTTTGCGCTCACAGGCACGCCGGTGGAGAATTCACTGGATGAGTTGTGGTCGATCTTTGAAGCGGTCTTCCCTGGTTTGTTTCCGAACTATCGGAGATTCCGTGATCTACCTCCAGAGCGGATTGCAAGGATGGTACGCCCCTTCATTCTGCGTCGCTTGAAGAAAGACGTACTTGAGGAGCTACCAGACAGAATTGAGACGGTACAGCGTTCCGAGCTGACGGCTGAACAGAAGAAACTCTATGCGGCTTATCTTGCTCAGCTTCAGGATGAAACGTCAAAAGATATGGAAGATGGCGGGTTCAACAAGAACCGTATCAAGATATTGGCGGGTATTACTCGATTAAGACAGTTATGCTGCCATCCGGCGCTCTTTGTAGAAGGTTATCTGGGAGACTCGGGCAAAATGGAACAGTTGCTAGAGACCGTGGAAGACTGTCTTGCTGCTGGCAAACGCATCCTTATATTCTCACAGTTTGCGAGTATGCTGAGCCTGATCCGGCAGACATTGGCGGCGCAGGGACGGGATTTATTCTATCTCGATGGACAGACGCCTGCTGCCAGTCGTGTTGAGATGTGCCGGAGATTCAATGAAGGCGAAGGTGAACTATTCCTTATCTCCTTAAAAGCAGGCGGCACGGGGTTGAACTTAACCGGAGCAGATACCGTTATTTTGTACGATCTATGGTGGAACCCTGCGGTGGAAGAGCAGGCAATCGGTCGTGCTCACCGGATGGGACAGAAGCAAGTGGTACAAGTTATTCGTCTGATTACGGAGGGCACCATCGAGGAGAAAATTTTAGAGTTACAGCAGCGTAAGAAAGACCTTATTGCAGAAGTGATCGAGCCGGGAGATGGTGGATCGACCACATTATCGGAACAAGATATTCGGGAACTTTTGATGGTATAA